The Chiloscyllium punctatum isolate Juve2018m chromosome 31, sChiPun1.3, whole genome shotgun sequence nucleotide sequence cttcccttctttcttcccccccttcccttctttcttcccccccttcccttctttcttccccccttcccttctttcttcccccccttcccttctttcttcccccccttcccttctttcttcccccccttcccttctttcttcccccccttcccttctttcttccccccctttcccttctttcttcccccccttcccttctttcttcccccccttcccttctctctcctccccccccccccccccctcccaccaaccccttccataaggcataggagtggaaataaggccattcggcccattgagtccactccaccattcaatcatggctgatgggcatttcaacaccacttacccgcactctccccgtagcccttaattcatctccaccctctttcaccccctcccaccctgctctaccctctctttccccccattcTCTACCCACCACCATCACtcccttctctcacactcacacacaccagcgtgcccctgcccctccctcgacacccacccccccccccccccccccgacacgcACACCCACCCCACCGTGTGATTTCCTGTTTGTCCATCCGTACAGTTGACCATTATAGAGTCGGTGAGGTGTGCGCTAAGTTGACATATGTGCGTTGGGACATAATGGCCAAGTTGTTATTTTTTTCATTCGTTGACTTGTGCGACTTGGGCGTTGCTGGCTGTGCCCAATGTTTTATTGCCCTGTTCCTAACTGCCCcttgggaaggtgggggtgagctggcttcttgaaccgctgtagtgCCACCTCCTCTGCGTTGACCCACAGTGACGTCTATCAAATGGGATCTATTGCTGGGCGATTAATCCGgaaaagttctgaggaaggggtcaCTGATTTCTtcccaccgatgctgccagacctgctgcgcttttccagcaatttctgttctcgcAGACGGTGGGATTTAAATCCAGGCAAAAGCGATGACcatggagaaagcgaggactgtagATGGTAGAGATCGGATTCCAgggagtggcgctggaaaagcacagccggtcaggcagcatccgaggagcgggagagttgaggtttcgggcaagagcccttcctcGAATGAGGAGCCCTTGCTAATTGTTGGGGAAACCCCACCTGGTTCACTCCTGTCCCTTTTCTAGGGACTGAAACCGccgtccttccctggtctgggcctacatgtgactccagactcgagatgacgtggttgactcttaactgccctctgggctgttggggatgggggataaatgcAGGTCAGTGATTGTGACCCGTCCTGTCAAGGGGCTTGTGGAATCCTCGGTGACGAGGGTCACTGTTAATTCCCAGTGAGCGTGAGCTGATCCCGTTTCCCTTTTCCTTCCCGGCCCCCTCCAATCGGCTGCAGACATTTTCCACTGGTCCTGTCTGAACAAGATGGCCGCCCAGCTGCCAAAGAACACAGCGCCGGCTGGTTACCAGTGCCCGATGTGCAAGGGACCGATCTTCCCCCAGGCCAACACCGTCAGCCCCGTGGCTAACGTGCTGAAGGAGAGGCTGTCCACGGTGAACTGGGCGCGCGTCGGCCTCGGACTCCCGCTGGTGAGAGGGCgcggtgggtgtggggggtggggggagctggGGTGCTCGGGGTCCCTGCCTGTCACAGTCAAGGTGGTTCGCTGACCGCGTGACTCGGCGTTCGAATGCCCTATCCCCCCCCAAGGTGGCGATGCCCCATGCAGTTGAATGGCCCTGGGGGTTGCTGCCGCGGCGCCCCGTGCAGTTGAATAGGCACGAGCTGGTGCTGCCACAATGCTCCCCCGCCCCGTAATCTAATAGACACAAGCTGGTGCTGCTCTGGGATCCCAGGTATTTGATGGCTTTGGGTTGCTTTAACTGCGACGCCCCATGCAGTCGAATGCCCTGGATATTATCATCGCGACACCTCGTGCAGTCGAATAGTCGGGGGNNNNNNNNNNNNNNNNNNNNNNNNNNNNNNNNNNNNNNNNNNNNNNNNNNNNNNNNNNNNNNNNNNNNNNNNNNNNNNNNNNNNNNNNNNNNNNNNNNNNtatccatgcccctcataattttataaacctctataaggtcacccctcagcctccgacactccagggaaaacagccccagcctgttcagcctctccctgtagctcaaaccctccaaccctggcaacatccttgtcaattgtttctgaaccctttcaagtttcacaacatcttgacTGCAACCTGGATGGTGAGACTTctactggagtactgtgtccagttctggtcgccctgttataggagggacgttattaaactggagagggttcagaagacatttaccaggatgctgctcagactggagggtttgagttacacagagaggctgggacatttttcactggagcgtaggaggttgaggggtgaccttatcgaggttgaTAAAAGCATGAGGGGTGCAGATAAGGTGTATGACAGATTTgctttccctaggatggggaattCAAGATGAAGGGGCATATATTTAAggcaagaggagaaagattttaaaaaagacacgagggacaatttattttttaacacaggtcgtggtttgtgtgtggaatgaaccacTAGAGGAAGTGGGTACacttagaacatttaaaaacacATTTGGTTAAGGATGTGACtagggaagggtttggagggatgtgagccaggagcaggcagatgggactagtttggtttaggATTATGGTTGGCACGGATTGATGGGACCGAGGAGCGTGTTTCTGTGTCGTATGACTCTGCACTTCACAGGAGTTTCccgagcactgaggatgtcacccagacaggggacgaaacgtctgcaacacaaatccccagctcggcgaacagagccACAAGGACTCTGACTCGAGAACTGGGGATGGTGTTTCAGATCAGGTGGAACTTGTGCTCTTTAAAATGCTGGACTTCAACCCTCCTGCTTTTGAACATCGTGTGCCTCGATTTATAAAAGCCCAGGCTCACCTCTGTCTCATCACTCGGCACTGTTGCCGAGAGCGGAGGCTGTTGAGCGCAGATTTGACCGAGATGTTCCGAGTGATCGAGACAAGAGCAAgtggggagaaactgttcccgtTGATAGGAGGATTGAGAACCCGGGGTTTCACGTAATCGGCCAAAGGAGAGATGGTGACCAAAACATGTCTTCCCACGGCGAGGTGGTTGGGAATCGGGAAAGGATCTCAGGGCGGATTGACAAGGCCAGGAGAGATGAAAGAGGTGGGACTTTAAGTCTTACAGAGCGTCGTCAGGGAAAACGATGCGTTGTCTTTTCCAGGCACCTATAAAGCTTCATCCCTGCCCGGCCATGTGCTGAGCTGGTACGCTCACTGGGCAGTGTAGAAAGCATTTGGCGAATGGCCTTTGTTGGGTCATCGCATTAAGTACAGGAACTGGGGTGTCATGTTGTTGCAGCAGCACAGGACGTTGTCAGAAATCAcccggcaccaggttatagttgcacaggtttatttcaaattaCCAGCgatcggagcgctgctccttcaccagatgAAGttaatctgatgaaggagcagtgctctgaacgCTCATGGTTTtagataaatctgttggattataacctggtgtcatgtgacttctgactttgcccagGCCTGTCTCACCCTGTTCCATTGgtgagctgaaagtgtgttgctggaaaagcgcagcaggtcaggcagcatccaaggaacaggagaatcgacgtttcgggcatcagcccttcttcaggaatggtgaggccaattttggaatacaAGGTTCAGCTCCGGTCTCcccgctacaggaaggatgttaaaattgaaagggttcagaaaagatttacaagtatcttgtcgggattggagggtttgagctatagggagaggctgaataggttggtgctGTTTTTGCTGGAgggccagaggctgaggggaaaacctttatagaggtttataaaatcatgagggacatggatagggtgaatagacaaaagtcttttccccggggtaggggagtccaaaactaaagggcataggtttaaggtgagaggggaaagatataaaagggacctgaggggcaactttttcacacacagggtggtacgtgtgtggaacgggctgccagaggaagtggtggaggctggtacaatgacaacatttaaaaggcatctggatggggatatgaataggaagggtttgggggaatatgggccaagtgctggcaaatgcgactagattaggttaggatatctggtcaacatggacaagttggaccgaagggtctgaaaGTAAAAAAAACCTGCTGGCGATCACGACGGGTCAGTGGAGACAGAGCAAGCAAATGATTCATGTCTGAACGGCTGTTCATCAGGGccggactgaaaggtctgtttccgtgctgtatgcctCTCTGCCTTTCAGGTGTGCACACGTTACTGAGGAAGCTGCAGTTCCTGTTTGAGCTGCCAGCCCGGCTGAACAAGTGCATCGAGCTCGAGGCATATGGCCAGGCTGTGAGGTATTACAGCAAGGCCCGCTCGGTGCTGCACCAGTACCAGCACATGGCGTCTTTCCACGGCATCCAGAACGACTGCCAGAAGATCATGTCTGACTTGGCACAGAAACTCCGGGAGAAGTTCAGGTAACACTCTCTCCGGCCTCGGTTGCCCGGCTGCTGCGTTTGCGTCAGATCCTGCCTGCCTGCTTCTCTGTCACCCACTGACCTCTGACATTTCTCTGTAGCCCATTTCGtgctttcgctctctctctctctctgtctctttattCCTTCTCCTATCTCACCTTCACCTATTTGCCTCTGCCCCAAACTTTGGGCggtacggtgtctcagtggttagcattgatgcctctcagcaccagggacacgggttcGATTTCAGTctcaggcatctgtctgtgtggagtctgcacattctccccccgtgtctccgtgcggtttcctccgggtgctccggtttcctcccacagtccgaagatgtgtaggttagggtggattggtcgcgctaaattgtcccatagtgcccagggatgtgcaggttagggtggattggccgtgctaaattgtcccatagtgcccagggatgtgcaggttagggtggattggctgtgctaaattgtcccatagtgtccagggatgtacaggttagggtggattggccgtgctaaattgtcccatagtgcccagggatgtgcaggttagggtggattggccgtgctaaattgtcccatagtgtcccagggatgtgcaggttagggtggattggccgtgctaaattgtcccatagtgcccagggatgtgcaggttagggtggattggccgtgctaaattgtcccatagtgcccagggatgtgcaggttagggtggattggccgtgctaaattgtcccatagtgtccagggatgtgcaggttagggtggattggccgtgctaaattgtcccatagtgcccagggatgtgcaggttagggtggattggccgtgctaaattgtcccatagtgcccagggatgtacaggttagggtggattggccgtgctatattgtcccatagtgcccagggatgtacaggtagggtggattggcccgctGCCCATTCTTCTCAGTGACCGAGTTTGAGACTGTCCATTCAGCTGCCGCTCCCTCACCCTTTACCCAGTCTCACAGGTCTGAGGCTGTGTCTTTCAAACGGTCTCTCACATTCCCTCCCcccagggcgagagtgagggtgtgCATGCGAGCGTGGGTGAGGGCATGTGCGTGGGTCCACTGtcggggtgtgtgcgtgtgtcctggagtgagggtgagtgcgCGTGCGGCAGTGAGCATGTGTGAGTAAGTCTATGTGTGCGTGcgggagtgggtgtgagtgttgagtgtgagagtggagtACACGAGCACCTAATTGCCAGCGGAGAGCTGCGCCTGTGTGTTGTTTCTGCTGCAGAGACACCGGCTCGAGCGCCAAGGAGCTGGCGGAGTGTGTGGAGCTGTTACTGCAGTTGGGTGAGCCGGCGGAGGAGCTGTGCGATGAGTTCCTAGCCCACGCCCGCTCCCGGCTGGAGGAGGACCTGTCGGCGCTGGAGGCTGAGCTGGGTCAGCAGCCGGGCCCCCTCCCTGCGTCCTCGCCTCCCCTCTCCGACATCCTGGAGTTCACCGACAAGGGCTGCAACGGCTTTGTGGGGGACACCTGCCTTGTCATCGCCTCCTACCAGGACCTGTTCGTCCACCGGCCGGCGGCCGGAGGCCTGGTCAGCTCGGACGTGGCGCGAATGGCCGGCGCCAAGCTGGTGGAGTTTGTCGACGGGCTGATGGGCCGTTACTTCGGCCTAGTGGAGCGCCGCATCCGGGCGGAGAAAGGGGTGGGGGACAGCTCGCTGCTGGTGCGCGGTCTGGACCGCTTCCACCGGCGCCTGCAGGCCGTGGTCAAGCTGCTGCCCGGCTCGAGGACGGCAGCCGCCGAGGGGACAGAGATCGTGGTGCGCGCTGCCCAGGAGAGGCTCCGCCAGTACCTGCAGGCCCTGCAGAGCTTCTACGCTGACTGCCTGACTGACGTGCGCCAGTCGCTGGCCGCCCCACGGCTCCTGGGCAAGGACGGCGCCAACTTGGCTGAGCTCCTGGCCTCTGTCTCCGCCTCCATCCTCAACCAGGTCAAGTCGGTGCTGGCCTACGTCCACCTGTTCACCGCCAAGGACGTCACCTTCTCCAGCAAGGCCTACTTCAAGGTGAGCTGGGGCCCAGCTCCTTtaaccctcaccctccctcatcCACCCTCCGACCCTCATTCTCCCctcggccctctctctctcaccctcaagcCCCCCCGCTCCCCTCACCATCACGCCCCCCCCTTCCCCtcgccctcactcccccccccatcccctcgccctcactccccccccatcccctcgccctcactccccccccatcccctcgccctcactcccccccccatcccctcgccctcactccccccccatcccctcgccctcactccccccccatcccctcgccctcactccccccccatcccctcgccctcactccccccccatcccctcgccctcgctcccccccccatcccctcgCCCTCGCTCCCCCCCATCCCCTCGCCCTCGCACCCCCACCCCGCTCCCCTCGCCATCACGCAATCCACTCCCCTCCGCCCTCACTCCCCCCTTCCTCTTGCTCCCACTCCCCTCGCCgtcgcgccccccccccccccccccccccccactccatatGCTGTCCTCCTCAAAAGCTCCCTCCCACATTAATGCTGTTAGAAAAAATAGATAAGTGGGACACGGATGTCATTGGGTTGGCCAACATTTTATGGCCATCCCTAAGTGGTTCCACTTACCACCAGGAGAATCACTAACTTTCTTGGGATGTAAGTGACCCACAATGCTCTTGGGGAgagattccaggattctgacccagcggcACTGAAGGAACGGCTGATATATTCCCAAATCGGGATGGGACGTGGTTCGGAGGGGaatgtgttgggggagggggacgtACCCGTGTATCTGCTGCAATGGATGTTCAGTCGGCTGATATCAGGGATGGCAGGAATATCCCACAGGGAGGGATTAGTTCAGCTCAGGCCTGTAATTGCTGGAGTCGAAATAAACGAGAGGGGGAGTCTGACAGAAATATATAAAACGAGAACGGGCTGGACAAGCTAAGTGCGGCGAGAGTGTTTGCCCTGGTTGGGGGAATGCAGTATCAGGCTTTGGGGTAGACCATTTTAGGATTGATGTGAGGCAACAGTTATTCAGTGGTCAGCCTGAAGAATCCTGTCTGACCTGTGGAGGCCGAATCAGCACAGGGGCTCAGTGGTAAGCCTCTCCATGCCAGGTACGATCCCACCCTCAGGGGCGACTGTCTGGGtgaagtctgcacattctccctgtgtctgtgtggggtttccttcgggtgtccCAGTTACCTCCCGcagttcaaaggtgtgcaggttagggtggattggccgtgctgaattgtcccatagtgcccagggatgtgcaggtgagggtggattggccgtgttaaattgtcccatagtgtccagggatgtgtaggttagggtggattggccgtgctaaattgtcccatagtgtccaggaatgtgcaggtgagggtggattggccgtgctaaattgtcccatagtgtccacaCCCTCCacagagcatcccattcagaccttaacccatcctatccctgtagtCCCACATTTCccactgccaatccaccctaacctgcacatccctgggcactatgggacaatttagcacagccaatccaccctaacctacacatccctggacactatgggacaatttagcacggccaatccaccctaacctgcacatccctgggcactatgggacaatttagcacggccaatccaccctaacctgcacatccctgggcactatgggacaatttagcaaggccaatccaccctaacctgcacatctttggactgtggggaggaaaccccatgcagacatggggagaatgtgaaaactctacGCTGTCGCCtgcggttggaatcgaacccgggtccctggtgttgtgaggcagcagtgctaaccactgagccactttgctGCCCTAATGTgataacatttaagaggtatttggacagatacatgaataggcagggagaCGTAGAGGCAACAGGAGTCTCGTTTGGAAAGACATCATGTATCACAGCAGGcatagtgggccgaagggcctgttcctgagctgttcTTTGAGAGCAGTTCCTCCTTGTTCTACCTTGACGGTGCTGTTCTGAGTGTGGTTGCTGTTGCTTCCTGCTGACTGGCCTGTCTGCTTCAACAGGGGGAGTTCTGCAGCCAGGGCGTCCGCGAGGGGCTCATCGTCAGCTTCATCAGGTACATGTGCCACACGGCACGCCAGTTCTGTGAGACGGTGGGTGAGAAGGGCGCCACGCCCCCAGGCCTGCTCCTGCTGCTGTCCCGCCTCTGCCTGGACTACGAGATGTCCACCATCAGCTACATCCTGACCCTGACCGACGAGCAGTTTCTGGGGCAGGTGAGTGACCGGCCGGTGCCATCAGCGACACATTCACTCGCACACCCCTGGGCAGCGGTGCCTGTACCTGGCTCCTGATGAGCATCGGAGGGGTGGGACCGCATGGGGTTTGGAACTGGAGCTAGATATTTGAAGAGTCCTATGACGTGGAAGCATAGCTTTTTTATAAACAGTTTCTAATCGCTTTCACGTCTCAACATGACGATGCCAAAAACACTTTTCAAAAAAGATAACGAATTATTCACGGAAAGAACTCTTGCAGAACAAGAGTTCACTTTCTAAGACTCTTACTGCAGCAAACAGACAATTCAAAATAGACCAAACATTATTTAATTTGCGAGTGATGCTCATTCAGTCGTCGGCGGTCCCTCACAGACGAGGATGACTCTCTCCCGCACTCAGGGTGAGTCCATAGGCGGCTGTACAGACCGAGGGGGCTAccacaggctctgttacacttggggcagaaggtggtcgCGGGAAGGGGTGGGTGGGCCGTTGGCATGGCAGTGCACCCCTTACGCTGTTTCTGTCCAGCTTCTGCTCTCTCCCTGACAGAAAGTCTCCGAGGAGCTCGACGCCTTCCGGATGCTGCACCCCCACTTTGGACagtcttgggccagtgattcccaggtgtccgTGGGAATGTTGCACTTCCCCGGTGAGGCCTTTGAGGGTATCCCTGAAGCAccacctctctcccaccctggAGCCGTTTCGGAGCTGGGGATAGGGCACCtgcttggggagtgttgtgtcgGGCATGTGGACGACATGCCCAGCCCCATCACAGCCGATCAGGGTGGGGGGTGTTCAGTGCCTCGATGTTGGGGGTATTGACCTGGTTGAGGACACTGGTATTggtctgtctgtcttcctcagCAGAGatacatctccatcaactaaTGAACACATTTGTGGTACTTTATTTTTACATTGTGCCATCTTACAGTCATAGATTGATAGAGATAtactgcacggaaacaggccctttggccaaagcAAGTTTCCTAAATGGAACCAATGCTATTTTCctgcgtttggtccatatccctgtaaacctttcctatccatgtcgtccaaatggcttttaaagtTTAGATATGCAGGCTTGGAGATTCAAGTTAGTAATAGACATCCACTGTGACCAGTTATTCTTTGAAACTTAAGAGAATATAATCAAGTCCAATTCTCCTCACGGaccaacccccctcaccccagggatTATGCCCACTCTGAATCCTATGGTCTGCTCAAAGTGCTGCAGCTACTGTCATTGATAGAACCACATTTGGGAGGAGTTTGGGTTCCAATAGGGCTGCAAAAGCCAGCTCCAGTCTCCCTGCGCCTCGCGTGGCCCAGGCTCTGCCGTGCTGAAGGTGTGCCGTTGTTTTGATTCCCTCGCCAGGACCATTCCCCGGTGACCCTGGTGACGGTGCTGTGCGCCGACGCACGGGAGGCTGCTCAGAAGCTGCTGAACCACTACGTGAAGGTGCAGGGCCTGAACGTGTCGCAGATGCTGCGCAAGAGCGTGGAGACCCGGGACTGGCTCAACACCATCGAGCCGCGCAACGTGCGTGCCGTGATGaagagggtggtggaggacatCACCTCCATCGACGTGCAGGTCAGGAGGCTGAGGGCGACTGGGGGAGTGCAAGGGGGTATCCAGGTTAGAGCGAGGTGGGCGGGGGGGAGATTGGTCAGTAtgggtcgttctgctataacgcaacAGTTGTGTTTCTCTGTCACCTCGCACGAGAGAAAATCTCACTGTGGAAAATCGCTATACCTGTTCATTAGAATGTCCGCGTTATCCAAACAGCACCCACAATGTGTCAATCGCGTTGTAGCCAATTTGCGCTGACATAACGCACGTCATGCCGTACCGACCTGTATTTCTGCTCCTGATGCCGGTGGGAATTGGGTTTTGGAGAGGAATGTGGGAAACTAGCCAGGCTTCCTGATTTGGTGGCggtgctcagttggctggacagctgtaACGCCAGCAGGATGGGTTCAGCTCTTGCTCAGGCTGAGGTTACAGTGAAGTTCCCACCttcttaacctctttccacctcatCTGAGGCGTTCTGACCCTCGGATTAAAGTCGCTACCCCGGtcacctctccctctgtctccaagAGAAACAGCCCTGTGGCCCTCTGGGATTATAGTGGTGTTCCCTTTACCCACTCCTGACCACTGCCATTCAGTTCCCGGCTGCAGGTCAAAAAGAACTTCACTGATATTCCCCCTTCACCCATCGCTCCTCAAATCTAACAGCACTGTTGGCAGAGACTGGAGGATCCTTAACTCAAATACCAGGACATTGTGGAAATGTCTCCGAACAGGATCCAGCAGGAAGTGCTGTGATGCCTGCTTTGGTGTAGGGACGTAGAGCAATACAGCACGGGGACAGACCCTCTgcccaaccagtctatgccgaccataatcccaaactaaactagtcccacctgcctgctcccggcccatatccctccaaaccctttcctattcatgtccttatccaaatgtcttttaaaaattgtaactCTACCCGCATCtcggaagttcattccacacacgaaccaccctctgtgtttaaaaaaaaaaggttgcACCTAATGTCCttttcaaatctctctcctttcaccttaaaaacgGGCCCCTCGTTTTGAATTCCCCAGCCTAGGGGGGAAAGacgtttgccattcatcttaccTCTgttcctcctgattttataaaacctctaagttcacccctcaacctcttctggtcgagtgaaagaagtcccaaccTTTCGGATCtacttttatatctcaaaccctccaatcctggcaacatcccggtaagtattttctgacccctctccagtttaatcatgtccttcctgtagcagggcacCCAgacctggacacagtactccagacgaggcctcaccaatgtcctggacagtttCGATATGACATCCCAaatctgatactcaaaggtctgagcgaTGAAAGCATGTGTGCTAAACGTCGTCTTAACTTCAAAGAACGATGtacctgaaccctgaggtctctgTTTTAcgacactacccagggccctaccattaattgtaaatGTCCTGTGTGTTTTACCAAAAttcaataccttgcatttatccaactTATCCATCTGCCGATCCTTGGTCCTTTTTTTAATTCATatgtgggatgtgagtgtcactggctgggccagcatttattgccctaatTGCCCCGTGAGAAGGTGGGGCTGGGCTGCTTTCTGGAACTGCTGGAGTccacgtgctgtgggttgaccccccAGTGACATCAGGGAGGGAGTTCCTGCATttggacccagtgacaatgaacgAACAGCGATTATATTCCTGAGACAAGATGGTGGGTGGCtcggaggggggtggtgggggacttggaaggtgatggtattcccatgtCTCTGTCAAGTTTGGGACTATAGTTTAATGTTATCCTTGGAGCATgtgtattggggggggggggcactgagTATTGGTGAAGTCAAgattagggagggggtgtgggtgggggtgtgtgtgtgggtctgtgagggttttgtgggggtgggtggggggtctgtgtgggtgggtgggtggggggttttTCGGGAAGGGTGAGGGGTTTGTGtggatcagtgtgtgtgggtggttggGGGatttgtgtgggtctgtgtgtttgggggggcgtgggtggagtgtttgtgtgtgtgtgtgtgtgtgtgtgtgtggagtgggggttgTGTGGGTGTGACGCAGGAATGCAGGGTTTGACCCGGTGTGTCAATGCTGTCCTTTGCTCCTTGTAGGTCGGCCTGTTGtatgaggagggagtgaggaaggCACACAGCAGCGACTCGAGTAAGAGAACCTTCTCAGTGTACAGCAGCTCCCGTCAGCAGGCACGCTACGCCCCAAGCTACACACCCAGGTAACTGTCGCGTGATGGAACGGGGAGTGAGTGACAGCAAACTTAACATATGTCCCTGTACTGTGCCTTTACAATCATAGAATCTcgacggtgtggaaacaggc carries:
- the zfpl1 gene encoding zinc finger protein-like 1 — encoded protein: MGLCKCPKRRVTNLFCYEHRVNVCEHCLISRHYKCVVMSYLQWLQDSDYNSNCNLCNTPLTDEDTIRLICYDIFHWSCLNKMAAQLPKNTAPAGYQCPMCKGPIFPQANTVSPVANVLKERLSTVNWARVGLGLPLVRGRGSPLSHHSALLPRAEAVERRFDRDVPSDRDKSKWGETVPVDRRIENPGFHVIGQRRDGDQNMSSHGEVVGNRERISGRIDKARRDERGGTLSLTERRQGKRCVVFSRHL
- the vps51 gene encoding vacuolar protein sorting-associated protein 51 homolog; its protein translation is MSERLFIRAGLKGLFPCCMPLCLSGVHTLLRKLQFLFELPARLNKCIELEAYGQAVRYYSKARSVLHQYQHMASFHGIQNDCQKIMSDLAQKLREKFRDTGSSAKELAECVELLLQLGEPAEELCDEFLAHARSRLEEDLSALEAELGQQPGPLPASSPPLSDILEFTDKGCNGFVGDTCLVIASYQDLFVHRPAAGGLVSSDVARMAGAKLVEFVDGLMGRYFGLVERRIRAEKGVGDSSLLVRGLDRFHRRLQAVVKLLPGSRTAAAEGTEIVVRAAQERLRQYLQALQSFYADCLTDVRQSLAAPRLLGKDGANLAELLASVSASILNQVKSVLAYVHLFTAKDVTFSSKAYFKGEFCSQGVREGLIVSFIRYMCHTARQFCETVGEKGATPPGLLLLLSRLCLDYEMSTISYILTLTDEQFLGQDHSPVTLVTVLCADAREAAQKLLNHYVKVQGLNVSQMLRKSVETRDWLNTIEPRNVRAVMKRVVEDITSIDVQVGLLYEEGVRKAHSSDSSKRTFSVYSSSRQQARYAPSYTPSAPMDTNLLSNIQKLFSERIDIFSPVEFNKVSVLTGIIKISLKTFLECVRLRSFGRYGLQQIQVDCQYLQLYLWRFVSDENLVHFLLDEIVASTAHRCLDPVTMEQSVIEVICERG